The nucleotide sequence GTACGGTATCGGCTGAAGCTGCTTCCAAAATTCCGAACGCAAAAGTTCGTGAATTCAACAACTCTTCCGAAGTTTATCTTGAACTCGGTATTGGCGGTGTAGATGCTGCTATCAATGACCTTCCGGTAAGCGCATACTACTTGCAGCAGAATCCGAATTGCGGCAACAAAATTCTTCCGGAAATTCGTTCGGTCGAATCGTACGGTTTTGCAATGTACAAAAAAGATACCGACCTCAAAGCAAAAGTTGACGCAGCACTCGCTGAACTCAAGAAAAACGGCGAATACGAAAAAATTTACATGAAATGGTTCAAACAGAAACCGCAGGCATAAGCTAAGCTGATGCAAAAATATACGAAGGCTGTTTCCTCGAAAAATGGGGAAACAGCCTTTTTTATTTCATTTGCAGGTTGATTCGTTGCGCGTGGTGCGGTATAATTAAATGTAATGTGCTTATAAAAATGAAGAAATATAGGTGAAGCAAATGAATTTGGATTTTAGTGTAGTATTTAAAGTATTGCCGCTTCTCTTAGAGGGGGCTGCCGTTACGATCGAGATCACGGCACTCAGCGTAGGCTTCGGTTTTATCATCGGTATGCTCGTCGGCGTCGCAAGACTTGCGAAGATGCGTCCGCTCAAATGGCTCGCGATGATCTATATCGACTTTATCCGCGGAACGCCGCTTCTCGTACAGATCTTCTTGATCTATTTCGCACTTCCGATGATCACGGGAACGCGTATCGACCCGTTCTTTGCGGCAATCACAGCCTGCAGTATCAATAGTGGTGCGTACATAGCAGAAATCTTCCGCGCAGGTATCCAGTCGATCGACAAAGGTCAGATCGAAGCAGGACGTTCGCTCGGTCTTAACTGGTTCCAGACGATGCGTTATGTCGTTATGCCGCAGGCGTTCAAACGTGTTATCCCGCCGCTCGGCAATGAGTTCATCGCCATGCTCAAAGACTCGTCCTTGGTATCTGTTATCGGGTTCGAAGAACTTACGCGTCGCGGTCAGCTCATCATTGCGAAAACATACAGTTCGTTTGAAATTTGGATGGCTGTCGCTATTTTGTATTTGATCATGACCTTGACGATCTCTCGTCTGGTCGCATACTTGGAGCGGAGGTACAACGTTGATGATCGACATTAAGGAGCTTAAAAAAGACTTTGGAAAAATATCGGTACTGAAAGGTGTCAACCTCTCGGTAGATGAAGGCGAAGTAGTCGTTATCATCGGACCGAGCGGCTCGGGCAAAAGCACGATCCTTCGCTGTATCAACTATCTCGAACAGCCGACAGGCGGCGAGATCATCGTTGACGGCATTTCCTTGAACAGTGATACAAACGTTGACCTCGTTCGTAAAGAGGTCGGCATGGTATTCCAGAGATTCCATCTCTTCCCGCATATGACGGCACTTGAGAACATCATGCTCGCACCGATGAAAGTACGCAAACTCTCTCGTGAGCAGGCAGAAGAAGAAGCACGCCAGCTTCTCGCCAAAGTAGGCCTCTCCGAAAAAGCAGACCAGTACCCCGAAAAACTGTCGGGTGGTCAGCAGCAGCGTGTAGCGATCGCTCGTGCGCTTGCGATGAAACCGAAGATCATGCTCTTCGACGAACCGACTTCGGCACTCGATCCCGAGATGGTCAAAGAGGTATTGAACGTTATGAAAGCACTTGCCAAAGAAGGTATGACGATGGTCGTCGTCACGCATGAGATGGGCTTTGCACGCGAAGTAGCAACGCGCGTAGCGTTCGTTGATGAAGGCAAGATCCTCGAACTTGCTACGCCGGAAGAGCTGTTCACCAATCCGCAGCACGCTCGTACAAAGGAATTTTTATCCAAAATATCGTAATTCGGTTGACAAATTTCTCCAACTCTGCTATACTAAAGCACGTGGTCACAAGGTAGTGTCCAGTTTATATCTAGGAGGAATTTCACAATGATTGGTAAGGTTAAATGGTTCAGCGCAGAAAAAGGCTACGGATTCATTGAAGGAGAAGACGGTGCAGATGTATTCGTACATTTCTCGGCTATCCAGGATCAGGG is from Selenomonadales bacterium and encodes:
- a CDS encoding amino acid ABC transporter permease, whose product is MNLDFSVVFKVLPLLLEGAAVTIEITALSVGFGFIIGMLVGVARLAKMRPLKWLAMIYIDFIRGTPLLVQIFLIYFALPMITGTRIDPFFAAITACSINSGAYIAEIFRAGIQSIDKGQIEAGRSLGLNWFQTMRYVVMPQAFKRVIPPLGNEFIAMLKDSSLVSVIGFEELTRRGQLIIAKTYSSFEIWMAVAILYLIMTLTISRLVAYLERRYNVDDRH
- a CDS encoding amino acid ABC transporter ATP-binding protein; translation: MIDIKELKKDFGKISVLKGVNLSVDEGEVVVIIGPSGSGKSTILRCINYLEQPTGGEIIVDGISLNSDTNVDLVRKEVGMVFQRFHLFPHMTALENIMLAPMKVRKLSREQAEEEARQLLAKVGLSEKADQYPEKLSGGQQQRVAIARALAMKPKIMLFDEPTSALDPEMVKEVLNVMKALAKEGMTMVVVTHEMGFAREVATRVAFVDEGKILELATPEELFTNPQHARTKEFLSKIS
- a CDS encoding cold shock domain-containing protein, translated to MIGKVKWFSAEKGYGFIEGEDGADVFVHFSAIQDQGFKTLTEGQEVEFEIVEGARGPQAANVVKK